A genomic region of Pseudopipra pipra isolate bDixPip1 chromosome W, bDixPip1.hap1, whole genome shotgun sequence contains the following coding sequences:
- the LOC135405511 gene encoding zinc finger protein 239-like: MAPAAGQPRWRRRPAGAGVGGMSLAFPVGRRQIPCLSFLLPAPGPELRTESPEDKSPRETLVGEAVLKGSPAQEGSGEEKGRRSPRRRFSKAIPGCSEEERASLCREGSRSLRGSSELVVPEQPSSRQKPFRCLECGKSFRKSSDLLKHHHIHSGERPYLCGECGKCFRNSSNLRRHQRIHSGERPYMCGECGKSFSDLSTLRKHQVIHTGVRPYTCRECGKSFRDSSKLLTHQHIHTGERPYICGECGKSFRESSSLIRHQLIHTGERPYKCLECGKRFQTSSDFLVH, from the coding sequence atggccccggctgcaggacaaccccgctggcgccgccgtcctgccggggccggagttggggggatgtccttggccttccctgtgggccggaggcaaatcccctgcctgtccttcttgcttcctgccccaggccccgagctgaggacggagagcccggaggacaaatccccccgtgagaccctggtgggagaggccgttttgaagggctccccggcgcaggaaggcagcggggaggaaaagggccggagatccccccgcaggaggttctccaaagccatcccagggtgctctgaggaggaaagagccagcctgtgccgggaaggcagccggagcttgagggggagctctgagctggtggtccctgagcagccttccagcaggcagaagcccttcaggtgtttggaatgtgggaagagcttcaggaagagctccgACCTCCTCAAGCACCatcacatccacagtggggaacggccctacctgtgtggggaatgtgggaagtgtttcaggaacagctccaacctccgcagacaccagcgcatccacagtggggaacggccctacatgtgtggggaatgtgggaagagcttcagtgacttATCCACGCTCCGCAAACACCAGGTGATCCACACTGGGGTgcggccctacacgtgtagggaatgtgggaagagctttagggaCAGCTCAAagctcctcacccaccagcacatccacactggggaacggccctacatatgtggggaatgtgggaagagcttcagggagagctccagcctgatccgacaccagctTATCCAtactggggaacgaccctacaagtgcttggaatgtgggaagaggtttcagaccagctcagatTTCCTCGTGCACtag